The Pantoea vagans genome includes a window with the following:
- the dnaT gene encoding primosomal protein DnaT, with the protein MSVKILSSTLVGLDGFCQDPLAVLQQADNGVLAVLHNNAPAFYAITPQRLAHLLALEAAAQQPNDVTLDDSLFHTDAAPISTPVGKFALYQGWQPDQDFQRQAAIWGIALSEPVTAAELATFVAYWQAEGRLFHHVQWQQKLARSVQMNRAANGGQPKRDVTQVSNTNYDIPDGFRGE; encoded by the coding sequence ATGTCAGTTAAAATCTTATCTTCAACGCTGGTGGGGCTGGATGGCTTTTGCCAGGATCCGCTTGCCGTGTTGCAGCAGGCCGATAACGGTGTGCTGGCGGTGTTGCACAACAATGCGCCGGCATTTTATGCCATTACGCCGCAGCGCCTGGCGCACTTGCTGGCGCTGGAAGCCGCCGCGCAGCAGCCGAATGATGTCACCCTGGATGACAGCCTGTTTCATACCGATGCCGCGCCGATCAGTACGCCGGTGGGGAAATTCGCCCTGTATCAGGGCTGGCAGCCCGATCAGGATTTTCAGCGCCAGGCCGCCATTTGGGGCATCGCACTCAGCGAGCCGGTGACGGCTGCCGAGTTGGCGACTTTTGTTGCTTACTGGCAGGCGGAAGGCCGACTGTTTCATCATGTGCAGTGGCAGCAGAAACTGGCGCGCAGCGTGCAGATGAACCGTGCGGCCAACGGCGGACAGCCGAAGCGTGACGTAACCCAGGTCAGCAATACCAATTACGATATTCCCGATGGATTCCGAGGTGAGTGA
- the dnaC gene encoding DNA replication protein DnaC yields MKTPNDLFSRLKKFMPADVQPKFKNGKELLAWNQEQGRLRSEAIVRENRAMKMQRIMGRSGIRELHMNCSFDNYRVENDGQRKALALAREYAAGFDNSIASFVFSGRPGTGKNHLAAAIGNDLILRGKSVLIVTVADLMSSMKGTFSGGSDITEERLLQDLSHVDLLVIDEIGMQSESRYEKVIINQIVDRRSSSKRPTGMLSNLDPAGMNGLLGERVMDRMRLGTSLWVRFDWESYRSRVRGDEY; encoded by the coding sequence ATGAAAACGCCGAACGATCTTTTCAGTCGCCTGAAAAAATTTATGCCTGCGGATGTGCAACCGAAATTTAAAAACGGTAAAGAGCTGCTGGCGTGGAATCAGGAGCAGGGCCGTCTGCGATCTGAAGCCATCGTGCGGGAAAACCGCGCCATGAAAATGCAGCGCATCATGGGGCGTTCCGGTATCCGTGAACTGCATATGAACTGCTCGTTCGACAACTACCGCGTTGAGAACGATGGCCAGCGCAAGGCGCTGGCTTTGGCGCGGGAATATGCCGCCGGATTCGACAACAGCATCGCCAGTTTTGTGTTCTCTGGCCGTCCCGGCACCGGTAAAAACCATCTGGCGGCGGCCATTGGTAACGATCTCATCCTGCGTGGCAAAAGCGTGCTGATTGTGACTGTGGCCGATTTGATGTCGAGCATGAAAGGCACCTTCAGTGGCGGCAGTGATATTACTGAAGAGCGTCTGCTGCAGGATCTCAGCCATGTGGATCTGCTGGTGATCGATGAGATCGGCATGCAGAGTGAGTCACGCTATGAAAAAGTGATCATTAACCAGATTGTTGATCGTCGTTCTTCTTCAAAACGGCCCACCGGCATGCTGTCCAATCTTGATCCTGCTGGGATGAACGGATTGCTGGGCGAACGCGTGATGGACCGTATGCGCCTTGGCACCAGTTTGTGGGTACGTTTCGACTGGGAAAGCTACCGTAGCCGCGTGCGCGGCGATGAGTATTGA
- a CDS encoding sugar porter family MFS transporter, with protein MDTRQKRYNMKYVILCCTVAAFGGLLMGYDSSIISGAIEPLSEYFQLTPAETGWAVSNILLGSLVGCFIAPRLSDKLGRKKSLAITALLFTVSVIGTAIAHNFTVFVLFRMIGGLAIGLASVISPIYLAELSPSKFRGRTTALYAVCCVGGQSVVLLTNYFITKSMLPEAMIAMGWRYILATALVPCALFIFFIAFIPESPRWNVLKGKYNEALDTLTKISNREHAESVFNEIKHSFSEKTAQQHKARLRLDKTTIPLLVIGIGLAVGNQISGINVIQYFGPTLLKNVAGSTDSALLQTFWLSICQFIGVLAGMMLIDKIGRRKLLLLGAITSCVCLAYSFIAFFYHLPGLLAVVGLFAYMIFFGMTWGQIVWTVLGEIFPTEIRSICVGISICAMSLANFVISSTFPIMNSSPMLLDLFHGGFPLLLFAIFSLGMYFFTFRYLPETAGVSLEKIHGLVLEKFNVDAELPQSTTTSKASESFDIPRH; from the coding sequence ATGGATACCAGGCAAAAACGCTACAACATGAAGTACGTCATCCTTTGCTGTACCGTCGCGGCATTTGGCGGACTGTTAATGGGTTATGACTCTTCTATCATCTCCGGTGCAATTGAACCATTAAGCGAATACTTCCAGCTGACGCCCGCAGAGACCGGTTGGGCCGTTTCGAATATTCTGCTCGGCAGTTTAGTGGGTTGTTTTATTGCCCCGCGCCTGAGCGATAAATTAGGCCGTAAAAAGTCCCTCGCTATCACCGCATTACTGTTTACCGTTTCGGTGATCGGCACCGCCATCGCACACAACTTCACCGTGTTCGTGCTGTTCCGAATGATTGGTGGATTAGCCATTGGTCTGGCTTCGGTGATCTCCCCCATCTATCTGGCTGAACTGTCACCGTCGAAATTTCGTGGCCGCACCACCGCGCTCTATGCAGTGTGCTGTGTGGGCGGCCAGTCGGTAGTGTTGCTGACGAACTACTTCATCACCAAGTCCATGCTGCCAGAAGCGATGATAGCCATGGGCTGGCGTTACATCCTGGCCACCGCATTGGTGCCTTGTGCGCTGTTTATTTTCTTCATCGCTTTTATTCCAGAGTCACCACGCTGGAACGTGCTGAAGGGAAAATACAATGAAGCACTGGATACCCTGACCAAAATCTCCAACCGCGAACATGCCGAAAGCGTGTTCAATGAAATTAAACACTCCTTCTCTGAGAAGACCGCGCAGCAGCATAAAGCGCGCCTGCGTCTGGATAAAACCACCATCCCATTACTGGTGATCGGTATTGGTCTGGCCGTGGGTAACCAGATCAGCGGCATCAACGTGATTCAGTATTTTGGTCCAACGCTGCTGAAAAACGTTGCGGGCAGTACTGATTCGGCCCTGCTGCAAACCTTCTGGCTGTCGATTTGTCAGTTCATTGGCGTGCTGGCAGGCATGATGCTGATTGATAAGATAGGTCGTCGTAAACTGCTGTTGCTGGGCGCGATCACCTCTTGTGTCTGCCTTGCTTACTCGTTTATCGCCTTCTTCTATCATCTGCCGGGTTTACTGGCGGTGGTGGGTCTGTTCGCATATATGATTTTCTTTGGCATGACCTGGGGTCAGATTGTCTGGACGGTGCTGGGCGAAATCTTCCCGACGGAGATTCGTTCGATTTGCGTGGGAATTTCCATCTGTGCGATGTCGCTGGCGAACTTTGTCATCAGCAGCACCTTCCCAATTATGAACAGCAGCCCGATGTTACTGGATCTGTTCCACGGCGGCTTCCCGCTGCTGCTGTTCGCGATTTTCTCGCTGGGTATGTACTTCTTCACCTTCCGCTATCTGCCAGAAACAGCCGGCGTATCGCTGGAGAAAATCCACGGCTTAGTGCTGGAGAAGTTTAACGTCGATGCGGAGTTGCCGCAGAGCACCACCACCAGCAAGGCCAGCGAGTCGTTTGATATCCCACGGCATTGA
- a CDS encoding ROK family protein produces the protein MKAAGKGPALLRLNNLKRVMTQLRTTRITSRQDLALALQLSKNTVSLIVDDLLAQGLINELGPVSVAAAGRPKIEIELRAEKLKNAGIMVERNAIHWRVCDYYSQVIAEQTWHSNTADPALLLQELAEVCQTLHAAHPELLGIAVGFPGIIDPQRGWVHFSAHLDWQDVDVLTPLSCATTLPLRIMHNVKAAALLSVQQLDLDKSQSHFYLRIGEGVGGALVEQGEVFVGGSWTAGEIGHMQVQPQGLRCSCGRLGCLETLVSHPAIQQQLGQRKTGLRWQNAASEPQIVDEVMALTGHHVGHALSHVMQLVNPASIIIDGPWNAHPAFVQAVQQAAQNGTLAFTFSHTQLHFLPQRIDPANGLALAVIEQYERAVN, from the coding sequence ATGAAAGCAGCCGGTAAAGGTCCCGCGTTACTGCGACTCAACAATCTTAAGCGGGTGATGACGCAACTGCGTACCACCCGCATCACCTCTCGCCAGGATCTGGCACTCGCGCTTCAGCTCAGCAAAAACACCGTTTCCCTGATTGTCGATGATTTATTGGCGCAAGGGCTGATCAATGAGCTCGGTCCGGTGAGCGTGGCTGCCGCCGGGCGGCCAAAAATCGAGATAGAGCTGCGCGCAGAAAAGCTGAAAAATGCTGGCATCATGGTGGAGCGCAACGCCATTCACTGGCGGGTCTGCGACTATTACTCTCAGGTGATTGCCGAACAGACCTGGCACTCCAACACGGCCGACCCTGCGCTGCTGCTGCAGGAGTTGGCGGAAGTGTGCCAGACACTGCACGCTGCTCATCCCGAGCTATTGGGCATCGCCGTGGGTTTCCCCGGCATCATCGATCCCCAGCGTGGTTGGGTGCACTTTTCTGCCCACCTTGACTGGCAGGATGTTGATGTACTCACACCGCTGAGCTGTGCCACCACTTTGCCGCTGCGCATTATGCACAACGTGAAAGCGGCGGCGCTGCTCTCGGTGCAGCAGCTTGACCTGGATAAATCACAAAGCCATTTCTACCTGCGCATTGGCGAAGGTGTCGGCGGCGCATTGGTTGAGCAAGGGGAAGTGTTTGTCGGCGGCAGCTGGACCGCCGGTGAGATTGGGCACATGCAGGTGCAGCCACAAGGTCTGCGCTGTAGCTGTGGTCGGTTAGGCTGTCTGGAAACGCTGGTCAGCCATCCGGCGATCCAGCAGCAGTTGGGACAACGTAAAACCGGTTTGCGCTGGCAAAACGCGGCGAGTGAACCGCAGATCGTTGATGAGGTGATGGCGTTAACCGGTCATCATGTGGGACACGCACTCAGTCATGTGATGCAGTTGGTGAATCCGGCCAGTATTATTATTGATGGGCCGTGGAATGCGCATCCTGCTTTTGTGCAGGCGGTGCAGCAAGCGGCACAGAATGGCACATTGGCATTTACCTTTAGCCATACTCAGCTGCATTTCCTGCCGCAGCGTATTGATCCCGCCAACGGTTTGGCGCTGGCGGTGATCGAGCAGTATGAGCGCGCGGTGAATTAA